A genomic stretch from Pagrus major chromosome 3, Pma_NU_1.0 includes:
- the ssr2 gene encoding translocon-associated protein subunit beta, with translation MTKMLHVFLVLALLGLGSGEEGARLLASKSLLNRYAVEGRDLTLQYNIYNVGSSAALEVELSDDSFPPEDFGIVSGMLNVKWDRIAPASNVSHTVVLRPLKAGYFNFTSASVSYLAQEGGQVVVGYTSAPGQGGILAQREFDRRFSPHYLDWAAFGVMTLPSIGIPLLLWYSSKRKYDSPKAKKN, from the exons ATGACGAAGATGCTGCATGTGTTTCTGGTCCTGGCTCTGCTCGGTCTGGGCTCAGGAGAAGAGGGAGCCCGTTTACTGGCTTCTAAATCCCTGCTGAACCGCTATGCTGTGGAGGGCCGAGACCTCACCCTGCAGTACAACATCTACAATGTGGGCTCCAG CGCTgctctggaggtggagctgtCAGATGATTCTTTCCCTCCTGAAGACTTTGGAATCGTTTCAGGAATGTTGAATGTCAAATGGGACAGGATTGCACC AGCCAGCAATGTCTCTCACACAGTGGTGCTGCGCCCCCTGAAAGCTGGATATTTCAACTTCACCTCTGCCTCGGTCAGCTACCTGGCCCAGGAAGGAGGACAAGTCGTG GTTGGCTACACCAGTGCCCCTGGCCAGGGAGGCATCCTGGCTCAGAGGGAGTTCGACCGACGTTTCTCCCCACACTAT CTGGACTGGGCTGCATTTGGCGTTATGACTCTGCCCTCCATTGGcatccctctgctcctctggtACTCAAGCAAAAGGAAGTACGACTCGCCAAAGGCCAAGAAGAACTGA
- the LOC140993880 gene encoding homeodomain-interacting protein kinase 1-like: MRLSDIRTVIQQMATAFDMLKGIGVIHTDVHLHNIMMENHQTRPFRVELIDFGVAISRSEASQGALLQPLCFRSPKIMLGCPFSEAIDMWSLGCVTFIMICGKLPFKV, translated from the exons ATGCGTCTGAGTGACATCAGAACCGTCATCCAGCAG ATGGCAACAGCATTTGACATGCTGAAGGGGATCGGGGTGATCCACACTGACGTGCACCTCCACAACATCATGATGGAGAATCACCAAACACGACCCTTCAGAGTCGAGCTGATTGACTTCGGTGTTGCCATTTCCAGATCAGAAGCCAGCCAGGGCGCGCTCCTGCAACCACTGTGTTTTAG GTCTCCAAAAATCATGTTGGGCTGTCCATTTTCTGAGGCCATTGACATGTGGTCCCTGGGCTGTGTGACGTTCATAATGATATGTGGCAAACTGCCGTTCAAAGTATGA